CAACCTGTACAAGTTCAACACCAAACACTTCCCGGAGAAGCTCGAGGACCTGCTCGAGAAGCCGAGCGACAAGACCCTCGCCGACCGCTGGGAGGGCCCGTACCTGACCAAGTCGGCCCTGCCGGTCGACCCGTGGGACAACCCCTACAAGTACAGCGCCGACGGCAAGAAGAACTCCGACAAGTTCGACGTGTGGTCGATGGGCCCCGACGGCGACGACCAGACCGACGACGACATCGGCAACTGGCCGGAGAAGTAGCGCCGGCGGCCGGCGGCCCGCCGGCCACACCAGACCCCGCGGCGGAGCCGTGGGTTAGCGGCAAGGACGCGCCCCCCTTAGCTCCCTTGCCCGCTGCTGCGCATGCGCCACCGCCCGTCCGCCTACACCCTGGTCGAGACCCTGCTGGTCCTGGCGCTGCTGGTGCTGGCCGCGGCGCTGGTGGCGCCCGCCGTGCAGCAGGGCGGCGCCCGCGCCGACCTGGAGGACGCGGCGGAGAAGCTGTCGGTGATGTGGTCGCGCGCGCGGCTCGACGCCATCACCTCCGGCCAGGTGCAGCTGTTCCGCTGCCAGCCGGGCGGCAGCGAGGCCAGCGTCGGTGGGATCGAGGCCCTGTTGGCCGCCGCCTCCGGCGACAGCGAGGCGGCCGCGGCGGTCGCATCCGCCGGCCCGTCGCAGCAGCTCACGCTCGACGGCGTGACAATCCAGAGCATTTCGGTGGCCGAGCCGCCCGGCAGCGAGCCGCTGCTGTACGAAGCGTCCGCGGCGGCGGGCCAGTGCGTGGTGGTGTTCCGCCCCGACGGCGCCGCCAGCGACGCCGAGGCGACCCTGCAGCACGAAGACGGCAAGCAGCTCCGCGTGACGCTGCGCGGCCTGACCGGCGCAACCCGGGTTGTCGAGGTCGACAACACAGACGGGGGCGCGCGATGACCCGCCCTACCCCCGCACCGCGTCACCAGGCGTTCACCCTGCTCGAGGTGATCATCGCGTTGGCCATCCTGGCGGTATCGCTGGGGGTGCTGTCCGAGGTGTCGCGGCTGTCGCTGATGAACTCACGGCGGGCGGCCATGCAGTCCGAGGCGGCGCTGGTCGCCGAGTCGGTGCTCGGCGAACTCGAGTCCGGCGCGGCGCAGCTGGTGGCGTTCTCCAGCGAGTGGAACCCCACCGACCTCGCGACCCCCGTGTGGCGGTACGAGGTGGCGATCGATCAAACCAACGTCCAGGGGATGCTGCTCGCCCGCGTGCTCGTGACCGAGATCGACCCGGGCGACGAGCAGCCAACGTCGCTGCAGGTGGTCCGCTGGTTCCAGGACCCAGACTATATCGAGCTGCTCGAGAGTCAGAGCGAGGAGGCCGTGTGATGCGACCTTCCCGTCCACGTGGCTTCACACTGCTTGAAGTGCTGCTAGCGATCGCCTTGTCGACCGTGCTGCTCGCGCTCTTGGCCAATGGCATCAGCATGTACCTGCTGCGCGTCGACGGCAGCCGCGGCACGGTGGAGCAGGCCCAACTCGCCCGCGGCGTGCTGCGGGCCATTGCCGACGACATCCGCAGCGTGGCGGTGATCTACGAGCAAGATATCTCCAGCGCCGAAGCGACCGCCGAGTCGCAAGCGTTGTTCGACGTCGATGAAGCAGACGCCGCGCCGCCCGGTGGCGGCAGCGGAGGTGGCGGTGGAGACGACTCGGGCTCCGGCATGGGCGATACGGGGACCACCGACGCGCTGGCCCGGCCGTACGCGGGCGTCAGCGGCGACGCGCAGAGCCTGCAGGTCGACGTCCGCCGCATCCGCCCGGCGTTCCTCATCTCGGCCGACACGCCGGACCAGCCGTTGACAGTCTCCTACGACTCGCCCTACCTGACCACGGTGCGGTACCACCTGCAGCCGGAGGGTTTGGTGCGTGAGCAGCTGCCGCGTGACCGACGGATCTTCGAAGAGAACCAGGGGCGTGACGAGGCCTGGCTCGCCACGCGGCGGGTGCTGGCGGCCGAGGTCGAAGACCTGCGGTTCCGCTACCACGACGGCGAACAGATCCTCGACTACTGGGACATCGACGAGCAGTCCGGCGCGCTGCCGGTCGCCGTGCAGGTGACGCTCGGCTTCCGCGTGGCTGCCGCGGGCGAGACCACCGAGGACGAGGCCGCCAACGCGCCGCTCGCGTACTACTCGCTGACGATCCCGATGCCCCCGCCGTTGGAAGACGCGGCCGCGGCCGCCGGCGGCGAAGACTCGTCGATGATGGGGGCCATGCCATGAGCCGAACGCAACCAGGTATGAGGCGCCGCGGCAGCGTGCTGCTGGTGATGCTGGTGGTCGTCGCGCTGATGACCGTTGGCGGCATGGCCTACTTCGACTGGTCGTTCATCGAGCACCGCGCCGCCGAGGCCTACGCCCGGCAGGTCCAGTCCCGCGCGTTGGCGGACTCGGGGGTGGTGATGGTGCAGACGCTCCTGCTGGAAGAGCCGACGGTGCTCGAGCAGCAGGGCGGCCTGTACAACAACCCCGCGTTGTTCCAGGGCGTGCTGATTTCCGATTCCGACGCCGCTGCCCTGCGGGCGCGGGTCAGCATCGTTGCGCCGCTGATGGATTACGGCGAGTACGTCGGCTACCGCTTCGGTTTAGAGAACGAGTCCGCACGGCTCAACCTCAACACCCTCCTGCTGGCGGACGACTACGCCGAAGACGGCGCCCGCAACCAGCTGCTGTACCTGCCCGGCATGACCGAGTCGATCGCCGACGCGATCCTCGACTGGCTCGACGAGGACGAAGACATCCGCGACTTCGGCGCCGAGTCGCAGTACTACACCGCGTTGGACGCGCCCTACGAGCCGCAGAACGGCCCGCTGGAGTCGATCGAGCAGCTGCTGCTCGTGCAGGGCGTCACCCCGGAGCTGCTGTACGGCCTCGACACCGACCGCAATGGCGTCGTGTCCGCCGCGGAGCGCGCCCGGCCGCTGCCGGTGGAGGTCGACAACTCCACCGGGCAGATGGACCGCGGCTGGTCGGCGTACTTCACGCTGTACAGCGCCGAGTCGCTGCTCACCCCCGACGGCGAGCCGAAGATCGACGTCAACATGGAAGACCTCGAGGAGCTGCACTCGCTGCTCGAGACCGCCCTCGGCCGCGAGCAGGCCAACTTCATCGTCGCCTACCGCCAGGGGGGCGCCGCGGACGACAACGCCAACAGCAACGCGGTGTCGGCGGCGGGGATCTCCATCGACTTTAGCCAAGAGGGTTCGGAGACCATCACCAGCCTGCTCTCGCTGGTGGGGGTCAACGTGGAGTTCTCCGACAACGGCGCCCCCACCGTGCTCCGCACGCCGTTCACGGACACGCCCGGCGCGTACTCGTCTTACCTGCCGGACATGCTGGACAACCTCACAACGAGCTCGACCGCTTCGATGGTCGGCCGGCTCAACGTCAACCAGGCGCCCCGCGCGCTGCTCAGCTCGGTGCCCAACATGCCGCCCGAGGTGGTGGAGCAGATCATCGCGTCGCGCACCTTTGAGGTGACGCCCGACCGCCCCGAGCGTCGGCACGCCGAGTGGATCCTGATGGACGGGCTGGTCGACCTCGAGGTGATGCGGCAGCTGGCGCCGCTGCTCACCGGCGGGGGCGACGTCTACCGGGCGCACTCGGTCGGCTTCTTCGACGAGGAGGGCCCCGCCACCCGGATCGAGGCCATCATCGACGACACCGGCGCCACCCCCAAAGTGCTCCAGCGGCTGGACCTGACGCCGCTGGGGGCCGGCTACACCCCCGCGGAGCTGGGCGCTATGGCCCAATCCGCCACCGGCGAGTCGCCTTAGCCCCGGCGGCTGCTTACAATCTAAGTATCCCAACCCCTCTGAGCCGCACCGACGCATGTCGCAAGTTGTCGCGTTTGAATTCGATCGCCAGGGCGTCCGCGCCGCCGTCGCCGACGAGGCCGACGCGCGCGTGTCGCGCATCGCGCAGGTGGACCGCGCCGACATCGAGACCGGCGAGCAGCTGGCCGACGCGCTCCGCTCGGCTTTGCCCGATGTCCGCTGGCAGCGGGCCACGCTGGTCGCGGTGCTGGCGGGCGAGCAGCTGCGTTGCCGGCTGCTGAAACTGCCCCCCTGCCCCGACGGCGAGCTGCCCGACATGGTGCGGATGCAGGCCGTCCGCGAGTTCGCGCTCACCGAGCACGACGCGGTCGACTACGTGCCGCTCACCTTCGACGCGGCCGAGACCCGCAGCGTGCTGGCCGCGACCGTCGAGTCGGACGACCTCGAGATGTGCAAGGCGGCCGCCCGCGCGCTCGACGCCAACCTCGCCCGGGCGGTTGCCCGCGGCAGCTCGGCGGCCGAGCTGATGACCAAGCTGGACCCATCGCTGGCCGGCGGGGCGCACCTGATCGCGGTCGCGGCGCCCGAGTCGGTCGACCTGGTGCTGCTCGAGAACGGCGCCCCGTCGCTGCTGCGTTCGGCTCGTGCGCCGGGCGATGCGGCCTCGCAGGCGGTGGTCTCCGAAGCACGCCGGACAGCGGCCATGGCCGCCCAGCAGACCGGGCGCCGGGTCGACTCGACCCACCTCGTTGGCTTCCAGGCGCCCCCGGGCAAACCCGATCTGACCGAGCTGGACGCGGTGGGCTACCTCGAGCAGCACCACGGCCTGGCTGCCGAAGAAGGCGTGGCCGCCAGCAAGCTGGTGGGCGTCGCGGCCGCGGCGATCTCCGCCGCGCAGGAATCATCGCCGACGTTCGACTTCCTCCACCCGCGCCGTCCGGTCGTCGACAACTCCGGCCGGCGGCGGCAGGTGCTGCTGGCGATCGCGGCCGCGTCCGTGGTGGTGCTGGGTCTCGGGTTCGACTACTCGCGGGCCTGGAAGCTGAAGCAGGAGATCTCCGCCAGGCAGGACGAGCTCCGCGACAAGAAGAACGGCATCGAGGAGTGGGCGCCGATCCGCGAGAAGGCGGCGGCCATCGACAACTGGCTGGAGACCGACGTGAACTGGCTCGACGAGTTGGAACGCCTGGGCCGCCAGATCCGCCCCGCCCCGCTCAAGACCGAGGATTTCCCGGCCGATACCGACGCCCACCTCACGCAGTTTACCGCGACCCGCGCCACCCAGCGCGACCAGACTGGCGGCACGATCGACCTGCGGGCCGTGTCCCGCTCGCGGTACAGCTACGACGAGATCGAGCAACGCCTGCGGGACGACCGCCACCAGGTCGAAACCACGCAGGGCACCCTGACCGCCGGCGGCGGCGCCTACGACTGGGAGACCCAGACCTCGCTGCGAGTCGAGAAGCCTACCGAGGAGGAGCTGCCATGACCCAACGTGAACGATACCTGCTGATCGGGGTTGTGGCCGTGATCGCCCTGTGGGGCGGCGCCAAGGCGTTGCAGTGGCGCCAGCAGGCGTTCACCGACCTCCGCGGCGAGCTCTCCGATGTGCAGCGCCAGATTAACGACGCCGACCTCGAGATGCTGCAGACGGCCGAGGACGTCGAACGACTGGAAGACTGGCAGGAGCGTTCCCTGCCCGCCGACGTCCAGGTGGCGCAGACCGAGTACCGCGCCTGGCTGATGGACCGGCTCAACGAGGCCGGGCTGAGCTTCAACAACGTCCGCCGCGTCGGCGCCCGCCCCGAGGGCGACGCCTTCATCGGCATCAGCTACACCGCGCACGCCGAAGGCACACTGGTCGAGGTGACCAAGTTCCTCCACGCGTTCTACGATTCTCCCCAGCTGCACACGCTAACGCGGCTGAAGCTGGCGCCGCTGCCCGACGGCGGCAAGATCGCAATGGACCTGTCGGTAGAAGCCTTGATCGTCGACGGCGCCACCCGCGAGAACGGCCTCGCCGAAGGCGAGTCGAATCGCCTCGCGCTCGGCGAGCTGTCCGACTACCTGGAGAGCATCGACGGGCGGAACCTGTTCGTCGAGTACACTCCCCCCCCGCCACCCCGCCAGGACCCGCCCAAGGTCGTGGATCGGCGCCCCGAACCGCCACCCAAGCCCAAGTTCGATGACGCCAAGCACGCCCACTTTACGGGGGTCGTCGGCAACGGGGGCAAGCAGCAGGCGTGGATCAATGTCCGCACCACCGGCAAGACGCTGTTTGTCGCCGTGGGCGACCCGATCAAGATCGGGCAGTTCGACGGGCGGGTGAAGTCGATCGACCCGGACGAGCGGCGGCTGTACCTCGAGTCGGAGGGGCAGGTCTACCGGGTGCCGTTCGGCGCCAGCTTGCGTGACGGGGTCCCGGTTGAAGGCGACAGCCTCCTGTAGCGTCGGTCGCACGCTCGGGCGTCCGCAGAACCGACCTCGCACGGCTCCCCCGCTGGGGGGAACTTTGCGTTTTCCGCCCCTGTTGGGGGTGGGGATGCGGCTTTTTCTCATCGGCGCGTGAAGATCTGCCGATTATCTGGGTAGCAACGGTTGTACGGCCGGCGCCGCGCTTGCGCGCCGCCGGCGGAACCCAAACGCTCAGGCCCAGACGAATGCTTCACAAATCTCCGCTAAGACGAGTCGTCAATTGTGCCCTGCTGGGGTCGGCGCTGTCGGTCCCTGCTTGCCTGTTGGCCCCGGCCGATCTGGCGGCACAGACGCCCTACGCGGCCCCGATGGGGCAGCGCCAGTTCCAGCTCCAACACCGCGAGGCGGGCGAGCTGGC
This genomic interval from Posidoniimonas corsicana contains the following:
- a CDS encoding pilus assembly protein PilP, producing the protein MTQRERYLLIGVVAVIALWGGAKALQWRQQAFTDLRGELSDVQRQINDADLEMLQTAEDVERLEDWQERSLPADVQVAQTEYRAWLMDRLNEAGLSFNNVRRVGARPEGDAFIGISYTAHAEGTLVEVTKFLHAFYDSPQLHTLTRLKLAPLPDGGKIAMDLSVEALIVDGATRENGLAEGESNRLALGELSDYLESIDGRNLFVEYTPPPPPRQDPPKVVDRRPEPPPKPKFDDAKHAHFTGVVGNGGKQQAWINVRTTGKTLFVAVGDPIKIGQFDGRVKSIDPDERRLYLESEGQVYRVPFGASLRDGVPVEGDSLL
- a CDS encoding type II secretion system protein GspJ; its protein translation is MRPSRPRGFTLLEVLLAIALSTVLLALLANGISMYLLRVDGSRGTVEQAQLARGVLRAIADDIRSVAVIYEQDISSAEATAESQALFDVDEADAAPPGGGSGGGGGDDSGSGMGDTGTTDALARPYAGVSGDAQSLQVDVRRIRPAFLISADTPDQPLTVSYDSPYLTTVRYHLQPEGLVREQLPRDRRIFEENQGRDEAWLATRRVLAAEVEDLRFRYHDGEQILDYWDIDEQSGALPVAVQVTLGFRVAAAGETTEDEAANAPLAYYSLTIPMPPPLEDAAAAAGGEDSSMMGAMP
- a CDS encoding type IV pilus modification PilV family protein, with the protein product MTRPTPAPRHQAFTLLEVIIALAILAVSLGVLSEVSRLSLMNSRRAAMQSEAALVAESVLGELESGAAQLVAFSSEWNPTDLATPVWRYEVAIDQTNVQGMLLARVLVTEIDPGDEQPTSLQVVRWFQDPDYIELLESQSEEAV
- the gspG gene encoding type II secretion system major pseudopilin GspG, giving the protein MQRSPRSRRRAGAFTLIEVLLVLVILVVIGSIAATSFMGAQEGANKNAAKSQVDMFENAINLYKFNTKHFPEKLEDLLEKPSDKTLADRWEGPYLTKSALPVDPWDNPYKYSADGKKNSDKFDVWSMGPDGDDQTDDDIGNWPEK
- a CDS encoding type II secretion system minor pseudopilin; this encodes MSRTQPGMRRRGSVLLVMLVVVALMTVGGMAYFDWSFIEHRAAEAYARQVQSRALADSGVVMVQTLLLEEPTVLEQQGGLYNNPALFQGVLISDSDAAALRARVSIVAPLMDYGEYVGYRFGLENESARLNLNTLLLADDYAEDGARNQLLYLPGMTESIADAILDWLDEDEDIRDFGAESQYYTALDAPYEPQNGPLESIEQLLLVQGVTPELLYGLDTDRNGVVSAAERARPLPVEVDNSTGQMDRGWSAYFTLYSAESLLTPDGEPKIDVNMEDLEELHSLLETALGREQANFIVAYRQGGAADDNANSNAVSAAGISIDFSQEGSETITSLLSLVGVNVEFSDNGAPTVLRTPFTDTPGAYSSYLPDMLDNLTTSSTASMVGRLNVNQAPRALLSSVPNMPPEVVEQIIASRTFEVTPDRPERRHAEWILMDGLVDLEVMRQLAPLLTGGGDVYRAHSVGFFDEEGPATRIEAIIDDTGATPKVLQRLDLTPLGAGYTPAELGAMAQSATGESP